A section of the Neorhizobium galegae bv. orientalis str. HAMBI 540 genome encodes:
- a CDS encoding bifunctional 2-C-methyl-D-erythritol 4-phosphate cytidylyltransferase/2-C-methyl-D-erythritol 2,4-cyclodiphosphate synthase: MTIGSMTIGIVIVAAGRGERAGSLQDGPKQYRRIGDRPVIAHTLERFLTWRRSGPIVVVIHPDDEALFAAATAGIQGAAAVITTFGGETRQRSVYEGLRALSGTEATHVMIHDAARPFVDHGVLERVAQALDEGQDGVLPAIPVSDTLKRSGSDGLVHETVPRSGLYAAQTPQSFLLSEIRTAHEKAAALRREDFTDDASIAEWAGLPVTLVEGSVDNIKLTVKRDIAMADEKLSQSLSSAALPDVRTGNGYDVHQLEPGDGVTLCGVFIPHDQKLSGHSDADVALHALTDALLATCGAGDIGDHFPPSDMQWRGAPSKIFLDHAAKIVRERGGTIMNADISLIAEAPKIAPHRQAMRETLCEILGISLDRCSVKATTNEKIGFIGRREGIAAIATATVVYRGDAA; encoded by the coding sequence ATGACAATCGGTTCCATGACAATCGGTATCGTCATCGTCGCCGCGGGCCGCGGGGAACGAGCAGGCTCCCTGCAAGACGGTCCCAAGCAGTACCGACGGATCGGCGACAGACCGGTCATCGCCCATACGCTCGAGCGATTTCTGACCTGGCGCCGAAGCGGCCCGATCGTGGTCGTCATCCACCCGGACGACGAGGCGTTGTTTGCGGCGGCAACGGCCGGCATCCAGGGGGCGGCGGCCGTGATCACCACGTTCGGCGGCGAGACCCGGCAGCGCTCGGTCTACGAAGGCCTGCGGGCCCTCTCCGGCACCGAGGCCACCCATGTGATGATCCACGATGCGGCGCGCCCCTTCGTCGATCACGGCGTGCTCGAGCGGGTGGCGCAGGCGCTCGACGAGGGACAGGACGGCGTGCTGCCGGCCATTCCCGTCAGCGATACGCTGAAGCGCAGCGGTTCCGACGGGCTGGTGCACGAGACCGTGCCGCGCTCCGGCCTCTACGCCGCGCAGACGCCGCAGAGTTTTCTTCTCTCCGAAATCCGCACCGCCCACGAGAAAGCGGCGGCACTGCGCCGCGAGGATTTCACCGACGACGCCTCGATCGCCGAATGGGCCGGCCTGCCGGTGACCCTGGTGGAAGGATCGGTCGACAATATCAAACTCACCGTAAAGCGGGATATCGCCATGGCCGACGAAAAACTCTCCCAGAGCCTGTCCTCGGCCGCCCTCCCCGATGTACGCACCGGCAACGGTTACGATGTGCACCAGCTGGAACCAGGCGACGGCGTGACGCTCTGCGGCGTGTTCATTCCCCACGACCAGAAGCTCAGCGGCCATTCGGATGCGGATGTCGCGCTGCATGCGCTGACCGATGCGCTGCTCGCCACCTGCGGCGCCGGCGATATCGGCGACCACTTTCCGCCGTCCGACATGCAGTGGCGCGGTGCGCCGTCGAAGATTTTCCTCGACCATGCGGCAAAGATCGTCCGCGAGCGTGGCGGCACGATCATGAATGCCGATATCTCGCTGATTGCCGAAGCGCCAAAGATCGCACCGCACCGCCAGGCGATGCGCGAAACCCTCTGCGAGATTCTCGGCATTTCGCTCGACCGCTGCTCGGTCAAAGCGACCACCAACGAAAAGATCGGCTTCATCGGCCGCCGCGAGGGCATTGCGGCGATCGCCACGGCGACCGTCGTTTATCGCGGAGATGCTGCGTGA
- the dusB gene encoding tRNA dihydrouridine synthase DusB, whose translation MCPKDHHLSFQDLAKPFQIGPVAIRNRVVLAPMSGVTDLPFRQLAWRYGAGLVVTEMVASGELILNRGESWARLKGAGISPHMVQLAGREAKPMAEAAKIAADNGADIIDINMGCPAKKVTGGYSGSALMRDPDHALSMIEATVNAVSVPVTLKMRLGWDENSINAPEIARRAEQAGVRLVTIHGRTRMQFYEGRADWDAIRAVRDAISIPLIANGDVESPEDAQAILARSGADAVMVGRGAQGRPWHVGWLAGHAGPTRSEIPGLVVEHYEAMLELYGREAGLRHARKQLGWYLDRYAAGLPVEEKAAIMISKDPADVSRRMTAALGGQSVAAQKEAA comes from the coding sequence ATGTGCCCGAAAGATCATCATTTGAGTTTCCAAGATCTTGCCAAGCCTTTTCAGATCGGGCCTGTCGCCATTCGCAATCGCGTCGTCCTGGCGCCGATGTCCGGCGTCACCGATCTGCCGTTCAGGCAGCTTGCCTGGCGTTATGGCGCCGGGCTCGTCGTGACGGAAATGGTTGCCAGCGGTGAGCTCATTCTGAACCGCGGCGAATCATGGGCACGGCTGAAGGGGGCCGGCATCTCGCCGCATATGGTCCAGCTCGCCGGTCGCGAGGCGAAGCCGATGGCGGAAGCCGCGAAAATCGCTGCCGACAACGGCGCCGATATCATCGACATCAACATGGGGTGTCCGGCCAAGAAGGTGACGGGCGGTTATTCCGGCTCGGCGCTGATGCGCGATCCGGACCACGCGCTGTCCATGATCGAGGCGACGGTCAACGCCGTCAGCGTGCCCGTGACCCTGAAGATGCGGCTCGGCTGGGACGAAAATTCCATCAATGCGCCGGAGATCGCCCGCCGCGCCGAACAGGCCGGCGTCCGGTTGGTGACCATCCACGGCCGCACCCGCATGCAGTTCTACGAGGGCAGGGCGGACTGGGATGCGATCCGCGCGGTGCGCGACGCGATCTCCATTCCGCTGATCGCCAATGGCGACGTCGAATCACCCGAGGACGCTCAAGCTATCCTGGCGCGCTCAGGCGCCGATGCGGTCATGGTCGGCCGCGGCGCGCAGGGGCGGCCCTGGCATGTCGGCTGGCTCGCCGGTCATGCGGGGCCTACAAGGTCGGAAATCCCCGGCCTGGTCGTCGAACACTACGAGGCGATGCTGGAGCTTTACGGCCGCGAGGCCGGCCTCCGGCATGCGCGAAAACAGCTCGGCTGGTATCTCGACCGCTATGCGGCCGGCCTGCCGGTCGAAGAAAAGGCCGCCATCATGATTTCGAAAGACCCGGCCGATGTCTCGCGCCGGATGACAGCAGCGCTCGGCGGTCAATCCGTCGCCGCCCAGAAGGAGGCCGCATGA
- a CDS encoding two-component system sensor histidine kinase NtrB — protein sequence MSKSQAQDATIGNALAMAVLNSVQNPVILVDAAGKVAFANWEAEAFFGASAAHLAKNRISTFIPFGSPLLALIDQVRERKAPVNEYRVDLSSPRLGQDKLVDLYVAPVVSEPGSVVVVFQERSMADKIDRQLTHRAAARSVTGLASMLAHEIKNPLSGIRGAAQLLESVVPDDDRALTQLICDETDRIVSLVDRMEVFSDERPVDRIALNIHSVLDHVKAVAKAGFARKIKISEMYDPSLPPVFANRDQLVQVFLNLIKNAAEAVGDQPDGEIMLTTAYRPGIKLSVAGTRDKISLPLEFCVIDNGPGVPTDLVPHLFDPFITTKTNGSGLGLALVAKIIGGHGGIVECDSQARRTIFRVLMPMHKEEAIDGRALNSTGNLK from the coding sequence ATGAGCAAGTCCCAGGCGCAGGATGCCACGATCGGCAATGCGCTCGCCATGGCGGTCCTCAATTCGGTGCAGAACCCGGTGATCCTGGTCGATGCGGCGGGCAAGGTCGCGTTCGCAAACTGGGAGGCGGAGGCCTTCTTCGGCGCCAGCGCCGCCCATCTCGCCAAGAACAGGATCTCCACCTTCATCCCCTTCGGCAGCCCGCTGCTCGCCCTGATCGACCAGGTGCGCGAGCGTAAAGCGCCGGTCAACGAGTACCGCGTCGACCTGTCGTCGCCCCGCCTCGGCCAGGATAAACTGGTCGACCTCTATGTCGCGCCTGTCGTCAGCGAGCCGGGCTCGGTGGTCGTCGTCTTCCAGGAACGCTCCATGGCCGACAAGATCGACCGCCAGCTCACCCATCGCGCCGCCGCCCGTTCGGTGACGGGTTTGGCCTCCATGCTGGCGCACGAGATCAAGAACCCGCTGTCGGGCATCCGCGGCGCCGCCCAGCTTCTCGAAAGCGTCGTCCCCGACGACGATCGGGCGCTGACCCAGCTGATCTGCGACGAGACCGACCGCATCGTCTCGCTGGTCGACCGCATGGAAGTCTTCTCCGACGAACGTCCGGTCGATCGCATAGCCCTCAACATCCATTCGGTCCTCGATCACGTGAAGGCGGTCGCCAAGGCCGGCTTTGCCCGCAAGATCAAGATTTCCGAAATGTACGATCCGTCGCTGCCGCCGGTCTTTGCCAACCGCGACCAGCTGGTGCAGGTCTTCCTCAACCTCATCAAGAACGCGGCCGAAGCCGTCGGTGACCAGCCGGATGGCGAAATCATGCTGACGACCGCCTATCGCCCGGGCATCAAGCTCTCGGTCGCAGGCACGCGGGACAAGATTTCCCTGCCGCTCGAATTCTGCGTCATCGACAACGGACCCGGCGTTCCGACCGATCTCGTGCCGCATCTCTTCGATCCCTTCATCACCACCAAGACAAACGGCTCCGGCTTGGGCCTGGCCCTGGTCGCCAAGATCATCGGTGGCCATGGCGGCATCGTCGAATGCGACAGCCAGGCGCGCCGGACGATATTCCGTGTTCTGATGCCCATGCACAAGGAAGAGGCCATCGACGGCCGCGCCTTGAACTCCACAGGAAACTTAAAATGA
- the ntrC gene encoding nitrogen regulation protein NR(I): MTATILVADDDAAIRTVLNQALTRAGYEVRITSNAATLWRWISAGEGDLVVTDVIMPDENAFDLLPRIKKARPDLPVLVMSAQNTFMTAIKASEKGAYDYLPKPFDLTELIAIIGRALAEPKRKPARLDDDMQDGMPLVGRSAAMQEIYRVLARLMQTDLTLMITGESGTGKELVARALHDYGKRRNGPFVAINMAAIPRDLIESELFGHEKGAFTGAQNRSTGRFEQAEGGTLFLDEIGDMPMDAQTRLLRVLQQGEYTTVGGRTPIRTDVRIVAATNKDLKHLINQGLFREDLYYRLNVVPLRLPPLRDRAEDIPDLVRHFMQMAEKEGLDGKRFDTEALDLMKAYAWPGNVRELENLVRRLMALYPQEVMSREIIESELRSDVPDSPIDKMGTRNGSLTIAQAVEENMRSYFASFGDNLPPPGLYDRVLTELEYPLILAALTATRGNQIKAADLLGLNRNTLRKKIRELGVSVYRSSRGA, encoded by the coding sequence ATGACTGCCACGATCCTTGTCGCCGACGACGACGCGGCCATCCGCACTGTTCTGAACCAGGCCTTGACCAGGGCTGGCTACGAAGTGCGCATCACCTCCAATGCCGCCACCCTGTGGCGCTGGATCTCGGCCGGCGAGGGCGATCTCGTCGTCACCGACGTGATCATGCCCGACGAGAACGCCTTCGACCTGCTGCCGCGCATCAAGAAGGCGCGGCCCGATCTGCCGGTGCTGGTCATGAGTGCCCAGAACACCTTCATGACCGCCATCAAGGCCTCCGAAAAGGGTGCCTACGATTACCTGCCGAAACCGTTCGACCTGACCGAGCTGATCGCCATCATCGGCCGGGCACTTGCGGAACCGAAGCGTAAGCCCGCCCGCCTCGACGACGACATGCAGGACGGCATGCCACTGGTCGGCCGCTCCGCCGCCATGCAGGAAATCTACCGCGTCCTCGCGCGTCTGATGCAGACCGACCTGACGCTGATGATCACCGGTGAGTCCGGCACCGGCAAGGAACTGGTCGCCCGTGCGCTTCACGACTACGGCAAGCGCCGCAACGGCCCGTTCGTGGCGATCAACATGGCTGCTATCCCGCGCGACCTGATCGAATCGGAACTTTTCGGGCATGAGAAAGGCGCGTTTACCGGCGCTCAGAACCGCTCCACCGGCCGCTTCGAGCAGGCCGAGGGCGGTACGCTCTTCCTCGACGAGATCGGGGACATGCCGATGGACGCCCAGACGCGTCTTTTGCGCGTCCTGCAGCAGGGCGAATACACCACTGTCGGCGGCCGCACGCCGATCCGTACCGACGTGCGCATCGTCGCGGCCACCAACAAGGACCTGAAGCACCTCATCAACCAGGGCTTGTTCCGCGAGGACCTCTATTACCGCTTGAACGTCGTGCCGCTGCGCCTGCCTCCCTTGCGCGACCGCGCCGAGGATATTCCCGATCTCGTTCGCCATTTCATGCAGATGGCCGAAAAGGAGGGACTCGACGGCAAGCGTTTCGACACCGAGGCGCTGGATCTCATGAAGGCCTATGCCTGGCCGGGCAACGTGCGTGAGCTGGAAAACCTGGTCCGCCGCCTGATGGCGCTGTATCCGCAGGAGGTCATGAGCCGCGAGATCATCGAATCGGAGCTGCGCTCGGACGTTCCCGACAGCCCGATCGATAAAATGGGCACGCGCAACGGTTCGCTCACCATCGCGCAGGCTGTGGAAGAGAACATGCGCAGCTATTTCGCGAGCTTCGGCGATAACCTGCCGCCGCCCGGCCTCTACGATCGCGTCCTGACGGAGCTGGAATATCCGCTGATCCTGGCGGCGCTGACGGCCACTCGCGGCAACCAGATCAAGGCGGCCGATCTCCTCGGCCTCAATCGCAACACCCTGCGAAAGAAGATCCGGGAACTGGGTGTCTCGGTCTATCGCAGCTCTCGTGGCGCCTGA
- a CDS encoding sensor histidine kinase NtrY-like, with amino-acid sequence MTEGVTAPMAEDEPLVSVQDRRASFALPGLLLAGGALICASVTLFILLGLTPIAPTTNVVIASAALNSLFILCLMYLIGREIVRLVKARNRGRAAARLHVRIVVLFSIVAITPAVLVAIFASLTLNVGLDRWFSLRTQSIVQSSQDVARAYMLENASYLQGQTVSMSNDLERNRPMFYLDRTGFVELMTRQARGRGMLGAFLVREDGQAIVQADIKTEKPLPAIPADALKTAAAGQPTLIPPGVTNLVGAVIKLDAIPGSYLYTIRAVDPKVISAMRLMEENTAEYQAMEAGRTSLQIAFAVLYLGFALIVLLAAIWTAIAVADRIVRPIRLLISAADSVATGNLNVVVPVRAADGDVGSLSRTFNKMISEIRSQRDEILEAKDEVDDRRRFIEAVLSGVTAAVIGVEEDRRITIVNPSAEHLLDVPAEKLMGEKLQDVAPEIDHVLTEARSRARGEFRKQVNLMRGGKERTLSVQVTREEQRAAHDSYVVTLDDITDLVIAQRSTAWADVARRIAHEIKNPLTPIQLSAERLKRRYGKQIAEDDRAVFDQCTDTIVRQVGDIGRMVDEFSSFARMPKPAKEEADLRDILRDAIFLREMGTTHVDFIRELGEEPLKGMFDARMLGQAFGNLIKNAVEAIEAVPSDQERDGRKVKVRSVYDAERDTYVVDIIDNGSGLPSENRHRILEPYMTMRDKGTGLGLAIVKKIIEEHGGQLELHDAPADFDHGKGAMIRVLLPHLEQAVVPGTDNNKELAYGV; translated from the coding sequence ATGACTGAAGGCGTAACAGCGCCGATGGCCGAAGACGAGCCATTGGTGTCAGTGCAGGATCGGCGCGCGTCCTTCGCGCTCCCCGGCCTTCTGCTCGCCGGCGGAGCTTTGATCTGTGCGTCGGTGACGCTGTTCATCCTGCTCGGCCTGACCCCGATCGCCCCGACCACCAATGTGGTGATCGCGTCGGCTGCGCTGAATTCGCTTTTCATCCTCTGCCTGATGTATCTGATTGGCCGTGAGATCGTCCGGCTGGTGAAGGCGCGCAACCGCGGCCGCGCCGCGGCCCGCCTGCATGTCCGTATCGTGGTGCTGTTCTCGATCGTGGCGATCACCCCGGCGGTTCTGGTGGCGATCTTCGCCAGCCTCACGCTCAATGTTGGTCTCGACCGCTGGTTCTCGCTGCGCACCCAGTCGATCGTGCAGTCCTCCCAGGACGTCGCCCGCGCCTATATGCTCGAGAATGCCAGCTATCTCCAGGGCCAGACGGTGTCGATGTCGAACGACCTCGAGCGCAACCGGCCGATGTTCTATCTCGACCGTACCGGTTTCGTGGAGCTGATGACCCGCCAGGCACGCGGCCGCGGCATGCTCGGCGCCTTCCTGGTGCGCGAAGACGGCCAGGCGATCGTTCAGGCCGACATCAAGACCGAAAAGCCGCTGCCGGCGATCCCGGCGGATGCGCTGAAGACCGCGGCGGCCGGCCAGCCGACCCTGATCCCGCCTGGTGTCACCAATCTCGTCGGCGCCGTCATCAAGCTCGATGCCATTCCGGGCTCCTATCTCTATACGATCCGCGCCGTTGATCCGAAGGTCATCTCGGCCATGCGGCTGATGGAGGAGAACACCGCCGAATACCAGGCGATGGAGGCTGGCCGCACATCGCTGCAGATCGCCTTTGCGGTGCTCTATCTCGGTTTCGCGCTGATCGTGCTGCTCGCGGCGATCTGGACGGCGATCGCGGTCGCCGACCGCATCGTCCGGCCGATCCGGCTGCTGATCAGCGCCGCCGACAGCGTGGCGACCGGCAATCTCAACGTCGTCGTGCCGGTGCGCGCCGCCGATGGCGACGTCGGCAGCCTGTCGCGTACCTTCAACAAGATGATTTCCGAAATACGCAGCCAGCGCGACGAGATCCTCGAAGCCAAGGACGAGGTCGATGACCGCCGCCGCTTCATTGAGGCGGTACTATCCGGCGTCACCGCTGCCGTTATCGGCGTCGAGGAAGACCGCCGTATCACCATCGTCAATCCGTCGGCGGAACATCTCCTCGACGTTCCCGCCGAAAAGCTGATGGGCGAGAAGCTGCAGGATGTTGCGCCCGAGATCGACCACGTCCTCACCGAGGCGCGCAGCAGGGCCCGCGGCGAATTCCGCAAACAGGTGAACCTGATGCGCGGCGGCAAGGAGCGGACGCTGTCGGTTCAGGTCACCCGCGAGGAACAGCGCGCCGCGCACGACAGTTATGTCGTGACGCTCGACGATATCACTGATCTCGTCATCGCCCAGCGCTCCACCGCCTGGGCGGATGTCGCCCGCCGCATCGCCCACGAGATCAAGAACCCGCTTACCCCGATCCAGCTTTCCGCCGAGCGCCTCAAGCGTCGCTACGGCAAGCAGATCGCCGAGGATGACCGCGCCGTATTCGACCAGTGCACCGACACGATCGTGCGCCAGGTCGGCGATATCGGCCGCATGGTCGACGAATTCTCTTCCTTTGCCCGCATGCCGAAACCCGCCAAGGAAGAGGCCGATCTGCGCGATATCCTGCGCGACGCGATCTTCCTGCGCGAGATGGGCACGACCCATGTCGATTTCATCCGTGAACTCGGCGAGGAGCCGCTGAAGGGCATGTTCGATGCGCGCATGCTCGGCCAGGCCTTCGGCAATCTCATCAAGAACGCCGTCGAGGCGATCGAGGCGGTGCCGAGCGATCAGGAACGCGACGGCCGCAAGGTCAAGGTGCGCTCGGTCTACGATGCGGAGCGCGACACCTATGTGGTCGACATCATTGACAATGGCAGCGGCCTGCCGAGCGAAAATCGACACCGCATCCTCGAGCCATACATGACCATGCGCGACAAGGGCACGGGACTGGGCCTCGCCATCGTCAAGAAGATCATTGAAGAACACGGCGGGCAGCTCGAACTCCACGATGCTCCCGCCGATTTCGATCATGGCAAGGGCGCCATGATCAGGGTGCTGCTGCCGCATCTGGAGCAGGCGGTCGTGCCGGGAACGGATAATAACAAGGAATTGGCTTATGGCGTCTGA
- the ntrX gene encoding nitrogen assimilation response regulator NtrX → MASDILVVDDEADIRDIVSGILSDEGHETRTAHDSDSALAAISDRVPRLIFLDIWMQGSRLDGLALLDEVKSRHPELPVVMISGHGNVETAVSAIKRGAFDFIEKPFKADRLILIAERALENSKLKREVTELKKRTGDAAELVGTSVAVSQLRQTIEKVAPTNSRVMILGPSGSGKELVARMIHKRSSRVAGPFVALNAATITPDRMEVALFGTEGAPGQARKIGALEEAHRGILYLDEVGEMPRETQNKILRVLVDQQFERVGGSKRVKVDVRIISSTCYNLESLIADGSFREDLYHRLAVVPVKVPALAERREDIPFLVDMFMRQISEQAGIRPRKIGEDAMAVLQAHDWPGNIRQLRNNIERLMILARSDGPDSPISADMLPTDLGDMLPKVSAKGDYHIMTLPLREAREMFERDYLIAQINRFGGNISRTAEFVGMERSALHRKLKSLGV, encoded by the coding sequence ATGGCGTCTGATATTCTGGTCGTAGATGACGAGGCGGATATCCGCGATATCGTTTCAGGTATTTTGTCCGATGAGGGCCATGAAACCCGCACGGCACATGACAGCGACAGCGCGCTGGCAGCGATATCCGATCGCGTGCCGCGGCTGATCTTCCTGGATATCTGGATGCAGGGCTCCAGGCTCGACGGCCTGGCGCTGCTCGACGAAGTCAAGAGCCGGCATCCCGAATTGCCTGTCGTGATGATCTCCGGCCACGGCAATGTCGAGACGGCGGTGTCGGCGATCAAGCGCGGCGCCTTCGACTTCATCGAAAAGCCGTTCAAGGCCGACCGTCTGATCCTGATCGCCGAGCGGGCACTCGAAAACTCCAAGCTGAAGCGCGAGGTGACCGAGCTCAAGAAGCGCACCGGCGACGCCGCCGAGCTGGTAGGTACCTCCGTTGCCGTCTCGCAGCTCCGCCAGACGATCGAAAAGGTCGCGCCCACCAACAGCCGCGTGATGATCCTCGGCCCCTCCGGCTCCGGCAAGGAACTGGTGGCGCGGATGATCCACAAGCGCTCGTCGCGCGTCGCCGGTCCGTTCGTGGCGCTGAACGCCGCGACGATCACGCCCGATCGCATGGAGGTTGCTCTGTTCGGCACCGAAGGCGCTCCCGGCCAGGCGCGCAAGATCGGCGCTCTGGAAGAGGCCCATCGCGGCATCCTCTATCTCGACGAAGTCGGCGAAATGCCGCGCGAGACGCAGAACAAGATCCTTCGCGTGCTGGTCGACCAGCAGTTCGAGCGCGTCGGCGGTTCCAAGCGCGTCAAGGTCGATGTCCGCATCATCTCCTCGACCTGCTACAATCTCGAAAGCCTGATCGCCGACGGCTCGTTCCGCGAAGACCTTTATCACCGGCTGGCCGTCGTGCCGGTCAAGGTGCCGGCGCTCGCCGAACGCCGCGAGGACATTCCTTTCCTGGTCGATATGTTCATGCGCCAGATTTCCGAGCAGGCCGGTATCCGCCCCCGCAAGATCGGCGAGGACGCCATGGCCGTCCTGCAGGCCCACGATTGGCCGGGCAATATCCGCCAGCTCCGCAACAATATCGAGCGGCTGATGATCCTCGCCCGCTCCGACGGCCCGGATTCGCCGATTTCTGCCGACATGCTGCCAACCGACCTCGGCGACATGTTGCCGAAGGTGTCGGCAAAGGGCGACTACCACATCATGACGTTGCCGCTGCGCGAAGCCCGCGAAATGTTCGAGCGCGATTATCTGATCGCCCAGATCAACCGGTTCGGCGGCAATATTTCGCGCACCGCGGAATTCGTCGGCATGGAACGCTCGGCACTGCACCGCAAGCTCAAGTCGCTCGGTGTGTAG
- the trkA gene encoding Trk system potassium transporter TrkA has product MKVIICGAGQVGYGIAERLSQEDNDVSVIDTSAALIAAITETLDVKGYVGHGAHPDVLEKAGAEDADMIIAVTLYDEVNIVACEVAQALFSVPTKIARIRAQSYLKPEYADLFSRQNMSIDVTISPEIEVGKMVLRRISFPGATDVVRFAEDHIAMVAIECMEDCPVVATPLHQLSDLFPDLMATVVGIFRDGVLTVARSADELEVGDLAYVICQREHIRRTLGLFGHEEQEARRIIIAGGGNIGYYVARTIEEHQPRTRLKIIESDRDKAMAVSEQLRNTIVLHGSALDQNILTQADIQDTDLIVMLTNNDQINILGAVMAKSLGCKSNLVLINSTSFHQVTDALGIDAQINPRAVTISRVLQHVRKGRIRSVYAVQNGAAEIIEAEALETSPLVGRAFRELDLPDGVRIGAIYRGEAVIRPNGDTRIKARDRVVLFAAAEAVRHVEQLFRVSIQYF; this is encoded by the coding sequence ATGAAAGTGATCATATGCGGCGCGGGGCAGGTGGGCTACGGCATCGCCGAACGGCTGTCGCAGGAGGACAATGACGTCTCCGTCATCGATACCTCAGCGGCCCTGATCGCCGCGATCACCGAGACCCTCGACGTCAAGGGTTATGTCGGCCACGGCGCCCATCCGGACGTGCTGGAAAAGGCTGGTGCCGAAGACGCCGACATGATCATCGCGGTGACCCTCTACGACGAGGTCAACATCGTCGCCTGCGAGGTCGCGCAGGCGCTCTTCTCCGTGCCCACCAAGATTGCCCGCATCCGCGCCCAGAGCTATCTGAAGCCGGAATATGCCGATCTGTTCAGCCGCCAGAACATGTCGATCGACGTGACGATCTCGCCGGAGATCGAGGTCGGCAAGATGGTGCTGCGTCGGATATCCTTTCCCGGCGCTACCGATGTCGTCCGCTTCGCCGAGGATCACATCGCCATGGTGGCGATCGAGTGCATGGAGGATTGCCCGGTCGTCGCCACGCCCCTGCATCAGCTTTCCGACCTCTTCCCGGACCTGATGGCGACGGTGGTCGGCATCTTCAGGGACGGTGTTCTGACCGTTGCCCGTTCGGCTGATGAGCTCGAGGTCGGCGATCTCGCCTATGTCATCTGCCAGCGCGAACACATTCGCCGCACGCTCGGCCTGTTCGGACACGAGGAGCAGGAGGCACGCCGCATCATCATCGCCGGCGGCGGCAATATTGGCTATTACGTCGCCCGCACCATCGAGGAACACCAGCCGAGGACCCGGCTGAAGATCATCGAGAGCGACCGTGACAAGGCGATGGCGGTTTCCGAGCAGCTGCGCAATACGATCGTGCTGCACGGCTCGGCGCTCGACCAGAACATCCTCACCCAGGCGGATATCCAGGATACCGACCTGATCGTGATGCTGACCAACAACGACCAGATCAACATCCTAGGCGCGGTCATGGCGAAATCGCTCGGCTGCAAGTCGAACCTAGTGCTGATCAACTCCACGTCCTTCCATCAGGTCACCGACGCGCTCGGCATCGATGCGCAGATCAATCCGCGCGCCGTAACGATCTCCCGCGTCCTGCAACATGTCCGCAAGGGCCGCATCCGCTCGGTCTATGCGGTGCAGAATGGTGCTGCCGAGATCATCGAGGCCGAGGCGCTCGAAACGTCGCCGCTGGTCGGCCGGGCTTTCCGCGAGCTCGACCTGCCGGACGGCGTCCGTATCGGCGCCATCTATCGCGGCGAGGCGGTGATCCGCCCGAACGGCGACACCAGGATCAAGGCGCGAGACCGGGTGGTGCTGTTTGCCGCCGCCGAAGCCGTGCGCCATGTGGAACAGCTTTTCCGCGTTTCCATCCAGTATTTCTGA
- a CDS encoding D-amino-acid transaminase, whose product MSRIAYVNGQYVRHSEAAVHVEDRGFQFADGVYEVCEVRHGMIVDLTRHLSRLDRSLSELRMAAPMSRAALTFVIREVLRRNRVKNGIFYMQVTRGAARRDHYFPAEGTPPTITITAKSTDPSAAAKKYANGIKVITLPENRWDRVDIKTVGLLPNVLAKQQAKEAGAQDAIFIDRDGIVMEGASSNVWIVTPDGELVTRPAEHGILKGITRTTLIDVAKKLGLKVVEREFKTEEMLAAREVFFTSATGICVPIVEIDGKPVANGHPGTVSSSIRDTFFDVAEKTAI is encoded by the coding sequence ATGTCGAGAATTGCCTATGTGAACGGACAATATGTTCGCCATTCCGAAGCTGCGGTGCATGTGGAGGATCGCGGTTTCCAGTTCGCGGACGGCGTCTACGAGGTCTGCGAAGTGCGTCACGGCATGATCGTCGACCTGACCCGCCACCTGAGCCGCCTCGATCGTTCGCTGAGCGAACTGAGGATGGCCGCTCCCATGAGCCGCGCAGCGCTCACTTTCGTCATCCGCGAAGTGCTCCGCCGCAACCGGGTCAAGAACGGCATCTTCTACATGCAGGTGACCCGCGGCGCCGCCCGCCGCGATCACTACTTCCCCGCCGAGGGCACGCCGCCGACCATCACGATCACTGCCAAGAGCACCGATCCCTCGGCCGCCGCCAAGAAATATGCAAACGGCATCAAGGTGATCACTCTGCCCGAGAACCGCTGGGACCGCGTCGACATCAAGACGGTCGGCCTGCTGCCGAACGTGCTCGCCAAGCAGCAGGCGAAGGAAGCCGGTGCCCAGGACGCCATCTTCATCGACCGCGATGGCATCGTCATGGAAGGCGCGTCCTCCAATGTCTGGATCGTCACGCCGGATGGCGAACTCGTCACCCGCCCGGCCGAACACGGCATCCTGAAGGGAATCACCCGCACGACGCTCATCGACGTCGCAAAGAAGCTCGGCCTCAAGGTCGTCGAGCGCGAGTTCAAGACGGAAGAGATGCTGGCCGCCCGCGAGGTGTTTTTCACCTCCGCCACCGGGATCTGCGTGCCGATCGTCGAAATCGACGGAAAGCCCGTCGCCAACGGCCATCCGGGCACCGTGTCGTCAAGTATTCGCGACACCTTTTTCGACGTTGCGGAAAAGACGGCGATTTGA